In the genome of Candidatus Schekmanbacteria bacterium, the window TTCACTATTAGTGTTCGTTTCTTTCCTTTTGGGATTGCTAGTAAAGGAAAACCTTCTTGCTCTTCCTTTGCTATGCTTTCTTATTGAATATTTGTTTGTATATAGAGAAAAAGGCAAAAGGGAAAAAAAGAATGGAGCTCCTAAGATCTCTTTTCTCATCTATGCCCTTTGGGGCTTTCTGATTGTTGCATATTTCATTTCCCGCATTGTTTTGGTCAAGGATATTGAATATGGTCTTAAAATAAGAAGTTTTTACACTCAGTTTTTGAGCCAGATGAAGGTTTTTTTCTTTTATCTCAAACTTCTGCTTTTTCCTGTAAATCTCAATATTTGCCACGATATCAGGGAGATTACTTCTCTTTTTTCTTTGCAGGGAATTTTATCCCTTCTTGGTATTACAGCCCTTTTCATAATGGTTTTTATATTTTTTAGAAAAGAAAGATTTGTTGTCTTCTTTTTTTTGTGGTTTGTAATAAATCTTCTGCCTACTTCGGTTTTCCCACTTGATGACCTTGCAAGTGAGAGATGGATTTATTTGCCATCACTTGGAGTATTTACCCTGTTTGCTGCTTTTCTTGTCAAAGGCATAAGTTCCTTTTTTTCATCATTGAGAAAAAGGGAATTGTTTGTATGGATTTCAACAGGCACCATCATAATCTTGTTATGCCTTTTGACATACAATCGCAATCAAGTATGGGAAAGCCAATATAAACTCTGGTCTGATTCGGTCAAGAAATCCCCCAATAAAGCTCGTGCGCATCTCAATCTTGGAATGGCGCTTGAAGCTATGAATGATTATGAAGGCGCAATGCGAGAGTATAAAAAAACTATACAGCTCGATTCCTCCTATCCTCTCCCATACAACAACATAGGTGTTTTATATTGCAATAAACAACAGTATGATAAAGCAGTAGGGTGGTTTCAAAAAGCTGTTGATATCAATCCTGAATATGTTGATGCCTATTTCAATCTTGCTCTAATATACAAAAAGAAGGGGATGATAGATAGAGCTATTGAAGAATATGAAAAGGCAGAGAAAATAAATCCTAACGATGTGCCTATTCAAAAAGAGCTTGGCATTCTCTATATGAAAAAGGGGGATCTTAGTAACGCACTGAAGAAGTATGAAAAGGTTGTTGAGTTAACCCCTGATGATTGGGAAGCTTTGAAAGAGGTGGGGAGGGTTTATTTTTCACTTGGCAGATATGATGATGCAGTAAAAAGTTTAAAAAGGGCAATCAATATAAATCCAAAAGCAGATGATGCTTGGCTTTATCTTGCTATGACCTATACAACAATGAAACGCTACGATGAAGCAATAGAAATTTATAGAATGATTATTCAGAAGCATCCCGATTATGTAGAGGCACATTACAGTATTGCAGTGAATTATCTTGAAAAGGGTGATTTAGAGGACGCAGAAAAAGAGTTATCAAACCTCCTTTCAAAAAAGAATGATAAGAGATACCATAATCTTCTTGGTGCGCTCTATATAAAAAAGAATGACCTTGATAAGGCAACATTACATTTCAAAGAAGCCCTAAAGATTGATCCTTACTATGAGACAGCAAGAAAAAATCTAAATATTGTTTCTAAAATGCTTTCCTCAAAGAAGAAATGAATTAGAAGGGGAATTCTTCAAAAAACTTTTCAGCCCATTCCTTTCCAAAAAATATTGTCATTGGTCCTACTCCGGGGTCGTTTTCATGGTATGCCTTCTTGTATCTTTCTTTCAGATTAGCCATCTCTTTCTTTGCATTTTCATCATTGATAGGTTCAGCATTTTTGATAAAAGAGATATATAAATCGAGGTATTCATTGAAAGCTTCTTCTATTTTTGGCTCATATTCTTTGGCACATCTTATATAGAGCTTTTGGCCTGACTCAAATTCTTTGCCCCATTCTGAAATATCCTGTTTTGCACCTTCAATTCTTGGTATGTCATTGTATTTGTCAGTAATGGGCTTCATTGGGAGAACATACCTCTTGTTGTATTCTTCATTTTTCAAAAGCGGAACAATATCGATAGTTGAAAACATACGGCTTGAAGCTTCAACAAGGTCATAAGTGAAAAGCGGAATATCGTAGTCGTCTTCAGGAAGTATTATGCCGTTTCTTACATAGATAGTATCTTCAGCATTCAAAGCTGATAGTTTTATTGCTTTTATTTTTTTGCATCTCAAGACTTCATATGTATGATCAACAAAGGCGCCGTCTCTGTCATTTTTTATGTATGCAAGATCATCTTCAATATCAACTTTTTTTGTGTCAAATTCTTTTGTGAAACGCTCCTTGACAATTTCATTAAAACGCAATTTCAATGTCTGCGGCATTATGAATTCCTCCTCATTTTTCTTGTTTATAATAAAAAATATTTCACATTTAAGTAGTGAATTTTCAAGAATTTTTTTACTTGTTTTTTGCCTCTCTCGTTTTGTCGTTATCCTTTTTTCTTGGTTTCCCAAAACATTCAGCCTCTTTCGAATGCTGTTGAAAGTTTTCTTGGATTATTCAGTAGTTAGAGTCAGTGGGTTGTCGAATCAGACATGGGAATAGCAGGAATTTACCTATAAACAGCACAATACTATATTGGAGACCTGAGAAAAAAGTGCAATCAAGATATTTCTCTTAAAAAGGAAAATCAGCAAAAAATCTATCAGCCCATTCCTTCCCGAAAAATACTGTAACCGGTCCCTTGCCGGGATCATTCTTCTGATACACTTCTTGATAATATTTTTTGTAATCCAAGATTTCTTTTTTTATTGCTTCATCTTCAATGGGAACAGCTTCCTTTAAATATCCCATATAAAGTTCAAGATAATCTTTGAATGCTTCTTCTACTCTTGGCTCGTATTTTTTTTCACATCTTAGAT includes:
- a CDS encoding tetratricopeptide repeat protein; this translates as MPSISRNFKIAIVLIVLLVSLTYSITLDYPFLYDDDPVILSNYTIRSFDIGRIIEENLPRPLLALTFAFNYKISKLDPSSYRTFNIVVHIINSILVYLFCILFFTNFLSKESFVSCYSEIISFISSLVFACHPTAVESVTYISSRSSILSAFFYLFALICFIKYLIEKGRNRIIYSLLVFVSFLLGLLVKENLLALPLLCFLIEYLFVYREKGKREKKNGAPKISFLIYALWGFLIVAYFISRIVLVKDIEYGLKIRSFYTQFLSQMKVFFFYLKLLLFPVNLNICHDIREITSLFSLQGILSLLGITALFIMVFIFFRKERFVVFFFLWFVINLLPTSVFPLDDLASERWIYLPSLGVFTLFAAFLVKGISSFFSSLRKRELFVWISTGTIIILLCLLTYNRNQVWESQYKLWSDSVKKSPNKARAHLNLGMALEAMNDYEGAMREYKKTIQLDSSYPLPYNNIGVLYCNKQQYDKAVGWFQKAVDINPEYVDAYFNLALIYKKKGMIDRAIEEYEKAEKINPNDVPIQKELGILYMKKGDLSNALKKYEKVVELTPDDWEALKEVGRVYFSLGRYDDAVKSLKRAININPKADDAWLYLAMTYTTMKRYDEAIEIYRMIIQKHPDYVEAHYSIAVNYLEKGDLEDAEKELSNLLSKKNDKRYHNLLGALYIKKNDLDKATLHFKEALKIDPYYETARKNLNIVSKMLSSKKK